The genomic DNA TCATTCGCGTTGAGCCATACGGTCGACATCGCACCCGCACACACCGCCCCGGCAAACGCGACAAGCCGGTCACCAGTCCATCGCACGAAAAGATTCGCGAGCAGAGCGAACGCAGCTGCCGTGCAGACAGCGGACAGCATGTTGACGGAATACGCGAACCCGAAGAGCGGCGCCCAGACCTTAGCCCAGACATTCGCGATCAGGACGTAAAGCGGTGTGCCGGGAGGATGAGGAATACCGAGCGAATGAATTGCGGAGAGAAACTCGCCTGAATCCCAAAGCGTGACACTCGGGGCGAGCGTCGCGAGGTAAACCGCGAGGAGCGTCGCTCCGGTCGCGAGCTCGGCTTTATGCCTCCGAATCTTCTTCAGGCTTCTCTGCATCTCGCGCACGGCCCCTTGCACTCGTTGCCGCTCACTATCCGTGAGCTTGCACGGGCGAAATGAGAGATCAGCTGTGGTCGCTCTTGATGATCGACCATGCCACATCGAGCGCGCGGCGGTGCGCGCGCACATCATGCACGCGAAAGAGCATCGCACCCCGGGTCAGCGCGACAATACTCGCGCCTACCGTGCCCGCGTCGCGCTCGGCGATTGAAAACTCGGCCGGATCCACAGGTTCGCCGGCTCCCTTCATAGCAGCCAAACCCTCGGCCATCCCCTCCTTCACGAATCGCTTCCTCGATGTGCCCACCATGACCGGGTACCCGCACTCCGCGAGAACATCCAGTCCTAGCAGCACCGCGCGTGAGTGCTCTGTGCGCTTTGAAAAGCCAAGCCCCGGGTCGAGCACGATGCGCTCCCGCGCGACCCCGATCGACTCGGCGTATTTCGCCCGCGACGCCAGCTCTCCAATTATCGTCGCGACGGGATCGTCTCCGTAGTCCGCGTGGTCGTAGCTGGCCATCTCCGAGACGTCGCCCCGCGAGTGCATCAGAATCACGGCGCAGTCGCTCCACCGGACAACTCGCCCCATCATCGGATCGAGCCGGAGGGCCGATACGTCGTTCACCATCGTTGCGCCGACCCTGAGCGCGGCCGCAGCCACCTCCGCCTTGTTCGTGTCGACCGAGATTGGAAGGTCAGGCCAGCGCTCGCGCACCGCTACAACGACCGGAACCACGCGCCTGATCTCTTCTTCCGGCTCGACTGCAGTCGCGCCGGGCCTCGTTGATTCGCCGCCGATCTCGAGGGCATCCGCGCCATCGGCAACCAACCGCCTCGCATGCGCCACGGCGTTCGCGGGCGAAAAAAAATTACCCCCGTCGGTGAAGCTGTCGGGGGTAACGTTGATGATGCCGATTACAATTGGGTGATCGAGAACGATTTCATTCGAGCCGGCGCGCAGCCGGCGCGGCTCCTTCACCGCGCCGTGCTGCTCGCCAATTCCCGTCACGCAGGAGCGACCTCCGGTCCACCGAAGAGCGGGGGCTTGGCCGGCTTCGGCTGCGCCGGCGACGATTCCTTCACTGCGGCCGGCGGAAGCGGAGGCGGTGCCGGCCGCGGGGCGAGCGTTTCGCCGCGCGCCAGCTGTTGCACCTCGTCGCCGGTAAGTGTTTCACGATCGAGAAGTGCCGCAGCCACGGTGTGCAGCAGTGCAAGGTTCTCGGTCAGCGTTTCCTTTGCGCGCGCGTACGCTTCCTTGATCACGCGCGTCACTTCCGAATCCACGAGCTGGGCAGTGCGCTCAGAGACTTCACGTCTCGTCTGAAGCTCGCGTCCCAGGAAGAGCTCCTGCTCGTTGTCGCCAACCAGTATCGGGCCGATCGCGTCCGACAATCCCCACTGGCTCACATACCGTCGCGCCAGTCCCGTGGCCTGCTGGATGTCGCTCGACGCGCCCGTCGTCACCCGTTCGTGACCGAACACCAGCTCCTCGGCAACCCTCCCGCCGTACATGCGCACCAGCATCGCTTCGAGCTGTTCCCGGGTGATCGACAGACGGTCATCCTCCGGCAGAGTGAAAGCGAGACCCATCGCGCGACCGCGGGGAACAATCGTGACCTTGTGGAGCGGGTCGTTGCCCTTTGTCTTGATCGTGCACACAGCGTGCCCACCTTCGTGATAGGCGGTGAGCTTGCGCTCCTGCTCGCTCATCACCATGGACTTCCGCTCGACGCCAAGCATGACTTTATCCTTCGCGTCCTCGAGGTCTACCATATAGACCTTATCGTGATTCCGGCGAGCAGCGAGCAGCGCGCCTTCGTTCACGAGATTGGCCAGGTCCGCACCGGACATGCCCGGAGTTCCACGGGCAAGTGTCGTGATGTTGACGTCGTCCGCCATCGGCTTGTTGCGCGTGTGGACCTTGAGAATGCCCTCGCGTCCGCGCAGGTCGGGAGCGTCGACGACAATCTGACGGTCGAACCGGCCCGGCCTCAGGAGCGCGGGATCGAGAACGTCGGGACGGTTCGTCGCCGCGATGAGAATGACACCGTCATTCGACTCGAACCCGTCCATCTCCACGAGAAGCTGATTGAGCGTCTGCTCACGTTCGTCGTGTCCGCCGCCAAGCCCCGCGCCGCGGTGGCGGCCGACGGCGTCGATCTCGTCGATGAAGATGATGCACGGCGCATGCGCCTTGCCCTGCTCGAATAGATCACGCACTCGAGACGCGCCGACCCCTACGAACATCTCGACGAAATCGGAACCGGACATGGAGAAGAACGGACGGCCAGCCTCGCCGGCTACCGCGCGAGCAAGGAGCGTCTTCCCTGTGCCTGGAGAACCGACAAGAAGCGCGCCTTTGGGAAGGCGTCCGCCGAGCTTGGTGAACTTCTGAGGATCCTTCAGGAACTCGATGATCTCTTCGAGCTCGACCTTTGCTTCATCTGCTCCGGCGACGTCGGCGAAAGTGACCTTGGGCGAATCAGCGGTGAGCAGTTTCGCCTTCGACTTGCCGAACGAGAAAGCCTTCGCGCCGCCCGACTGCATCTGGCGGAGGATGAGCATCCACGCGCCGAAGATTATTATGTAGGGCAGAATCATGAAGATCACGCTGCCGAACGAGGTGCTTTCGCGTTCGGCGCGAATCTGCACTCCCTTCTCCTGCAATCGTGTCACCTCACGATCGGAATCCTTGATCGGAAGGAGAACGGTGAAGCGGGACGCCGGCCTGTTGTTGATCTGTACACGAGTCCGGAACTCACCCGTGACGAGCTTCCCTTCCTGCATGGTGACGGCGGCAACGTTGCCTCGCTCGACCTCCTGATTGTACTGGGTATAGGAGATCTGCGGTGCGGCTTCCTTCGCGCCCGACATGTATGTGAACAGAGTTCCGGCGAGCAGGACGAGCAGCACCCAGAATGAGAGCTGCTTCGAGGCCTTGCCCCATTTTCCCGGAGCCTTTGGTTTCTGTGACATTGTTGGTAGTGGCATTACTGCAAACTCGCTATGTACGGCAAATGGCGGAAATTTTCCGCGTGATCCAATCCATACCCCACAAGGAACTCGTTGGGTGCATCAAATCCGACGAATCTGGTCTCGTAGTGCAACTCGTCGGCGATCCGTTTGTGTAAAAGAGCGCAAATTCCGAGCGAGCGCGGCGAGCGCTCCTCGAGGAGCGCCATAAGCTTGTTGAGCGTGCGGCCGGAGTCGACGATGTCCTCCACGAGCAGGATCTGCTTTCCCTCAAGACGCGTCTCGGGATCGTAAAGCAATCTCACAGTACCGCTGGAGACCGTTGCGTCCCCGTAGCTCGCCGCAACGAGGAAATCCACCTGCAGGGGCCGCGTGATCTGTCGTACGAGGTCGCTCAGAAAGATAAAGCTCCCCTTGAGCAATCCGAGAACGAGAAGCTCGCCGTCCGGGTAGGCGGCAGTGATTTCGGCGCCCAGCTCCGCGACGCGTCCAGCGATTGTCTCTTCGTCGAATGCAATTCGTTTGACGGTGCGGCCGGAAAGGCGTGGGTCGGCGACAGCGCTCGTCACATCCGCTCCAGCTGCTCGACACTGAGTGGCGGGAGCAGCACAAGTCTCGACGCGCGCGTTGCTTCCACCCGTCGCCAGTCCCATCTGCGAAGCAGCAAGTGATCGCGAAACATTCGGACTTCGACCCCTCCAGAGAGCTGAATCGAGCCGCCGGTCACACCTTTCGTTGTAAACTCGGCAAGACGGTGGGTTCCTCGACGATCCATCACCACATTGGCCCTCGCCGCGATGGTCGGCCAGAGCGCGCGAAGAGATTCAGCATCATATCCCCGCAGGTCGGCCCTCGCAATGCGAAGAGAGCCGTCCTCTCCCTGCCGCACGTCGATTTCGTCGGCAATCTCAGCCATCCGCGCGCGCCACTCGGCGGAACGTTTCGCGATCGACAGAAGCTGCTTCGGAAATCGGGGATGGAGCTTCGAGATGGCGGGAAGCAAATCGTGACGCACGCGATTTCGAAGATGCGACCGCGCGGCGTTCGTCGGGTCCTCGACGTACGGGACGCCATGCAGCTCCGAATAGCGCGCAATGTCGGAGCGGCGGAGATGGAGGAATGGGCGAATGACCTCGGAGTCCGCGAACAGCGCCGCGAGTCCGCGCGGGCCGGCATCTCTCAGAATGCGGATGAATACTGTCTCGATCTGATCGTCCAGCGTGTGAGCGGTTGCGATCGGAGCCCGAAATTGGGATGCCTTCCCTCTGAGGAACGCCCAGCGGGCCATTCGCCACTCGTGCTCCGTGGTGGCGGATGCCTGCGTCCTCGCCGTTGTGAACGCCAGGCCAAGGTCTCTGGCGCGGCGGCGGACAACCTCCACTGCCCGCCTGGCCGGCGCACCGGTTCCATGATCGAAACTGGCGACGAGAAGCGTCGGCCGTTTCGCCTTTGGAAGGGACGCGGCAGCGTGCAGCAGCACCATCGAGTCGATGCCGCCGGATACGGCCAACAGCACGCGGCGGAGCCCGGTGAATTCCGCTCCGACCGCATGCATGACTTCATCTCCTTCATGCCGGCGACCTGCCATGGTATTTTAATCTAAACCGCCGCTTCGGAGTGATGAATGGAAACGCACGGTCCGCTTGGAACTTTGTGGGTGTCGTTTGGGCTTATCGGGTTCTACCTTGCCCTGATATGGCTCAATACCCTCCTTGGAATATTCC from Gemmatimonadaceae bacterium includes the following:
- the folP gene encoding dihydropteroate synthase gives rise to the protein MTGIGEQHGAVKEPRRLRAGSNEIVLDHPIVIGIINVTPDSFTDGGNFFSPANAVAHARRLVADGADALEIGGESTRPGATAVEPEEEIRRVVPVVVAVRERWPDLPISVDTNKAEVAAAALRVGATMVNDVSALRLDPMMGRVVRWSDCAVILMHSRGDVSEMASYDHADYGDDPVATIIGELASRAKYAESIGVARERIVLDPGLGFSKRTEHSRAVLLGLDVLAECGYPVMVGTSRKRFVKEGMAEGLAAMKGAGEPVDPAEFSIAERDAGTVGASIVALTRGAMLFRVHDVRAHRRALDVAWSIIKSDHS
- the ftsH gene encoding ATP-dependent zinc metalloprotease FtsH — translated: MSQKPKAPGKWGKASKQLSFWVLLVLLAGTLFTYMSGAKEAAPQISYTQYNQEVERGNVAAVTMQEGKLVTGEFRTRVQINNRPASRFTVLLPIKDSDREVTRLQEKGVQIRAERESTSFGSVIFMILPYIIIFGAWMLILRQMQSGGAKAFSFGKSKAKLLTADSPKVTFADVAGADEAKVELEEIIEFLKDPQKFTKLGGRLPKGALLVGSPGTGKTLLARAVAGEAGRPFFSMSGSDFVEMFVGVGASRVRDLFEQGKAHAPCIIFIDEIDAVGRHRGAGLGGGHDEREQTLNQLLVEMDGFESNDGVILIAATNRPDVLDPALLRPGRFDRQIVVDAPDLRGREGILKVHTRNKPMADDVNITTLARGTPGMSGADLANLVNEGALLAARRNHDKVYMVDLEDAKDKVMLGVERKSMVMSEQERKLTAYHEGGHAVCTIKTKGNDPLHKVTIVPRGRAMGLAFTLPEDDRLSITREQLEAMLVRMYGGRVAEELVFGHERVTTGASSDIQQATGLARRYVSQWGLSDAIGPILVGDNEQELFLGRELQTRREVSERTAQLVDSEVTRVIKEAYARAKETLTENLALLHTVAAALLDRETLTGDEVQQLARGETLAPRPAPPPLPPAAVKESSPAQPKPAKPPLFGGPEVAPA
- the hpt gene encoding hypoxanthine phosphoribosyltransferase, which produces MTSAVADPRLSGRTVKRIAFDEETIAGRVAELGAEITAAYPDGELLVLGLLKGSFIFLSDLVRQITRPLQVDFLVAASYGDATVSSGTVRLLYDPETRLEGKQILLVEDIVDSGRTLNKLMALLEERSPRSLGICALLHKRIADELHYETRFVGFDAPNEFLVGYGLDHAENFRHLPYIASLQ
- the tilS gene encoding tRNA lysidine(34) synthetase TilS, whose amino-acid sequence is MHAVGAEFTGLRRVLLAVSGGIDSMVLLHAAASLPKAKRPTLLVASFDHGTGAPARRAVEVVRRRARDLGLAFTTARTQASATTEHEWRMARWAFLRGKASQFRAPIATAHTLDDQIETVFIRILRDAGPRGLAALFADSEVIRPFLHLRRSDIARYSELHGVPYVEDPTNAARSHLRNRVRHDLLPAISKLHPRFPKQLLSIAKRSAEWRARMAEIADEIDVRQGEDGSLRIARADLRGYDAESLRALWPTIAARANVVMDRRGTHRLAEFTTKGVTGGSIQLSGGVEVRMFRDHLLLRRWDWRRVEATRASRLVLLPPLSVEQLERM